Genomic segment of Nostoc sp. TCL240-02:
AATCCGCAGTGCTGCCCTCATTTTGGTTTGAATATGGTAAGTTAAGCGATGATATCAGACAGAGTGCCAGGAAAAGTTACCGATTGTGGATACAAAATCCATTTCACCCGTCTTTGCATTTCAAGTGCATCAATAGCCAAGAGGGTATTTGGTCTGTAAGAGTGACAAGAGGTTATCGAGTGCTTGGAGTGCTAGAAGGCGATATAGTTACATGGTTTTGGATTGGTAGCCATGATGATTATGAACGGTTCTTTTCGTAAGTCGTCTTTGAATTGGTGAAATTATACTACTCTCTATCCCACTTACTGATAAATTTGCGTTGCTTTGAGCATGTGGTAGGTGATAATTAGCTGGGTGAGAGCAAGAGGGTAACTTTGCAATGTCTCCCCAGTTGTGCCAGCAATTTTACCCAGTTCGGGATTACTTTCGCGATCGCAAATACTACGTAAATGGGGCATATCAGAACAAATAATATGCTCTAGCTTATTCACCTGTTCTAAGGTGGCATGACCATCAACTTCTAACACATCTACCGGCTTACACATATCCCTGTCAAGTCCCAGGCGGATGGCTGAGTCAGAATTACCATAGCTAGAATTGGTAATTACGGTGAAATCTGGATGCGGAATTGTCGGACGCAGTACCAATCTGACATTTAAATGTCCATTGCTTTCATCATCTTCATCAGTGGGTGGATAAAAACTAATGACTATATCAGACCATTGGCGCTGCGGACGGATAAACTGGGCTGAGTCTGGTTCGCGTTTGTCTAGTTCTGCTAGTACCTGTTCCGGTGTGTACCCCCGCTTTTGCGTATCTCGCTTGACTTTCCACTTAGCACGTAACTCTTCAGGAGGCGCAAGGTAGACTTTAACATCATAAGAATCACGGGCGGCACGAGTAGAATAACCAAGCAATCCTTCGATAATCACGAATTTACTGGGCTTGATATAATGCGGTGCCTCGAATGTGCCTGTTTTGTGGCTATAAACTGGCTTGAGAATTGGTTGTCCTGTGCGTAGCAGCGAGAGATGTTGCTGCATAATATCTAAGTGGTTGCAGTCTGGGTGGAGAGCAGTGATGCCAATTTCTGCACGTTGTTGGCGATCATAACGGTGGTAATCATCTGTACAGATGATTGTGACATTTTCTGGGCCGAGTGCTTGAGCGATTCCCCGCGTTAGTGTTGTTTTCCCAGCAGCGCTGTCGCCGACAATACCAAGAATTATTGGACGGCTCATCATACCTCCCAGAATATAAGTAATGTTTTTTAATAGAATTTCCCTACAATAGTTTTTATTCTAGAAGGGTTTAGTCCAGTAACTCAAGCAAAGGCTTGGTATGCAATATCTCTACATATAAAGTATCTGTGCGCTGGTTTATTGCATAATAGTTGCAATCTACATAGCTTGTTTCACCCTAGCAATAGAAATAGATCACAAGAGGCAGGGGAGCAAGGGAGCAGGGAGCAAGGGGGAAGACTGGGACGGAGCTTGTACTCCGCCCCAGCAAGAGCGCCCTGGAAGGGCGGGGCTTCTCTTCGAGACGCTCCGCGAACCTACCCATGCTCCGCTCCACGCACGCAGGGGGAAAGGGCTTGCTCCCCCCGCTCCCTGCTCCTTTTCCCCCTGCCTCTTCCAGTCAGACCTAAGATCGTCTTTCACTGAGTGGTATCAAGATTAAACTAGAGCATACACTTTCGCTTCCCAAGGGAAGATACCTTCTCTGCCTACCCATTCTGATGGAACTATCCGCTCTTGAGTAATTTCCTTCCACTGTTTGCCAACTGGGGTTGCAGGCCAATTCGGGACTCTGTACTCAGAAGCAGGAGGAGTACCGTAGTCAGAGAAATTCGCCACTACAACTACTAATTGATCGGCTTTATTACCACGTTGCCAGACTAGAACTCGTTTACCATCATTAAAGTCAACATGAATAAATTTAGTATCATTCACAGCTAAAGCATGAGAAGTTTTACGCAAGCGAACTAACCTCGCAACATATTGGAAAATTCGTTGCCGCCATTCATCTTTCACACGACTGTAGTTAACCGGGTCAATTTGCTTATGATCGTCTGTTGGAGGCAAATCTTGTTGATCGGCAAATTCATCTCCAGCCAGGATCATGGGAATTCCTACAGAGGTCAGCAGGGAAACAAATGCTAACTTAATACGCGGTTCAGTATCAGCAATTCCATTACTAAGCAAGTAGCTAAAGAAACGCTCGTTACCATAACCGCCAACATCATGGGAAGTTATATAGTTTACCGCCTGAGAGCCATCTGTAAAGCCTAAGTTTCGGCAATCAATTAGTTTGCGGATACTCCATTCAAAGCTGGGTTCATCCCAGGCATTCTTACCTAAAATCACTTGTCGGATGATTTGCTTAAACTTTTCATTCCAAAGTCCATCTAGACGATTTTGTTGGATAAGAGATAGCGGTACACTCAACTCTTCGCCAACTACAAGGAAGCGATTGCCACTTCCGCCTCTTTTGTCCCAAAGGGTGCGGGCAAAATCCTTAAATTCTTGCAAAAAGTCATAGTTGGCAATATTGTTCACGCTATCCAACCGCAGACCATCAACTCGATAGTATTCTAACCAGTGGGCAATATGGGCTTTTAAGTATTCACGGGCTGGTACAAGCCAAGACTTTTGCCCAGTAGTGGGGTTATAGCCCTCTACCCAATAGTTGTACTTAAATAAATCTCCACCAAAGCCATCTCTTGACCCTTGTTCTGGATCGCCACTAGCCCATTTGATGTAAAATTCCAAAAAATTAACGTTATGGTAAGGGTTATTCCGCGAGAATGCCATCACCACATCCACAAAAAAGCGCAACCCTTGCTGATGGCAGACTTTAATTAGATTAGCTAAATCAGTTGAAGCAGTCGGTGCTGATTGGCTATCTGGGCGGCCTAAGTCAAAATCTGCTGCAAAATAATTTGCTGTACCATAACCCCAATTGAGATTATCATCACTGTCTTCTGGTGGCAGAAGTTCTAAGGCGTTGATTCCCAGTTCCCCAAGATGAGCGCGGTTCTTCAAGGCGGTAATCATGGGAAAAGTCGGAGCGATCGCTTCTGGTATCAACAGTGCAAGTACATCACGAAATGTCCCGACTCCTTCTTCAACCAATCCATTTGAGTTAATCTTTGTCCATCGGGTTGGTAATTCATAAATTACCAGTTGATTATTGGTTGGCAGCGTCTCTAAAGGAGCATCGCCTTCCCAATTTACAGTTTGCCCTTCGGGATCGCAAGGAATCAGCATCCCATTTTGATAAAGCACGACGCTTGCCGGATCTGAGCTAGTAACGCCTCCCGATTCTGACGGCGTTGGTGCAGGAAAGCGCCGATCTACAGTCGTCGCTGTTGGATCTGTACAGTAGAGAATTTGGTTAGCATTGGCAGCTGCGTAAGGGTCTGAGTTGCGGACTTTAAACCAGTAAAAGTATACCTGTCCTTCAATCAGACCAGATTCTTTAGCCGAAACTTCCCACAATTCTGGAAATTCTGCTGATTGACGAAGCGGAATTTCTCTAAATTGAGCTAATCTGTCTGGGCTTTCGGGAGTAGTGTTGCCAATGTAAAGAGTGGGAGCTAGTTCTGAAGCACCGACACGCCACAAGACAAAATGAGTTTTTTTACGGCTTAATAGATCAATAGGCATTAGAAAAACCTCTAGGTCATCAAAGTTCAGCTATGAAGTTCTTACACAACAGCCGAGCTTTATTCCAGATGATAAGTCGGTCGGCGCAATTAAAGTAGTCTGTGGGGTTTAGGTAAAAGAAAAACGCACGTTATGACCACTCAAACACTAGGACTCGAACAAAACCTTTATGACTATTTACTATCAGTCTCTCTCCGAGAACCAGAAATTTTAACCCAATTGAGGCAAGAAACAGCCCAGCATCCAGTAGGTAGAATGCAGATTGCTCCTGAACAGGGGCAATTTTTGGCGTTACTGGTGCAGTTGCTAGGAGCCAAAAAAACTCTGGAAGTTGGGGTATTTACAGGTTATAGTTCCCTGGTGGTGGCCTTGGCGTTACCGAGCGATGGGAAGGTGGTAGCCTGTGATGTGAGTGAAGAATTTACAACGATCGCTCGGCGTTATTGGCAGCAAGCTGGAGTGGCGGATAAAATTCAACTGCACATTGCCCCAGCTTTGGAGACTTTAGATGGTTTACTGGCAACAGGAGAGGCGGAAAGCTTTGATTTTGCTTTCATCGATGCAGATAAGAGCAACTATGATAGTTATTATGAGCGATCGCTGCAATTAGTACGAAGAGGGGGACTGATTGCGATCGATAATGTCCTCTGGTCAGGCAGGGTTGCCGACCCCCAAGTGCAGGATAATAGAACTAAAAGAATTCGTGCCTTTAATCAAAAGCTGCATCAAGACCAGCGAGTTAGTCTGAGTTTAGTAGCGATCGCAGATGGTTTGACTCTGGCACTGAAAAAGTGATGTCTTTCTAACTTTTCAAAACCCAATCCGGTTAGGTTAATACTTGACTTTCCCTAATCTTGTTTAAAAATAAACAAGCTTTTTGAAGTAAGCAATATTAAATTATAGTCTAAAAAACTGTATTATTAGAAATTTATTTTTCTTTTTTTAAGTATTTATTCAGTTGTATATTACTAATAGGTCAAAATAAATAAATATATCTAGTCATTGTTTAAACTTTAATGTCCGTAGAAGATATTCTGCAAGCAGTAGAAACAATTCTGCAAGACAAGCCTCTTGCTTCCATTCAGTGTTTTGTGCTGTCTCAGTCGTGGTTGGGCAAAACTTATGGTGAAATGGCAGAGGAATCAGGCTACCGCAACAATTACATCAAGGAAGTCGGCTCTGAGTTGTGGCAAGACCTTTCCATCGCACTTGGAAAAAAAATAACCAAAAAAAATCTGCATTTAGCCTTGAAGAAATACCTGCAAGAAAAAATAGGCGATCGGGATAATCAGAGCCAACAAGAATTCAATGAAAAATCTAATTTAGAAATGGTGTCTCCAGACTCGTTTTCAGCAAGCAAGATTGAATTTCCTAGCGGCCCCGTACCACTGGGTTCTCCTCTTTACATCAACCGCCCTCCTCTGGAAGAACTTGTTTGTAACGAGATTTTATACCCTGGTTGCTTAATCCGAATCAAAGCACCTAGAAAGACAGGAAAAAGTTCGCTGCTCAACCGGATGATTGCTTATGCTAGAGAGCAAGGTTATCAAATCGTCTATTTGGACTTTCAAGAAGCCGATCAAGACGTTTTTGCTTCTCTTGATAAATTTTTGCGTTGGTTTTGTGTCAATGTCAGCAGACAGTTAAATCTCCTTCCCTGTTTAGATGATTTTTGGGATACGGAAATGGGCAGCAAGGTAAGCTGTAAAATTTATTTTGAAGCATATCTACTGCAATACATTGATAATAGTCCTCTAGTTTTGGCTTTGAATGAAGTTCATCGAGTTTTTGAACATCCCAATATTGCCCAAGATTTTTTGCCAATGCTGCGATTTTGGCACGAACAAGCAAAGCAGGATCAAATCTGGCAAAAACTACGAATGGTGGTAGTTCACACCACAGAAATCTATATTCCACTAAAGCTTAACCAATCGCCTTTCAATGTTGGGATTACAATTACGCTGCCACCATTTACTCTCAATCAGGTACAGAATTTAGCATTGCGTTACGGGCTAAATTGTGCAGCAGACTCCGAAGGGGCAAAACGCCTTGTACCCCTACAAGCAATGGTAGGAGGACATCCTTACTTGGTGAGCCTTGCACTTTATCATCTATGTCAGGAGGAAATGACATTAGAGACATTACTGGAAACTGCATCTACACCAGTGGGAATTTATAGTCAGCATTTACGGGAACTATTGAGCTTACTGCAAAAAGACCCAAAATTAATGTCAGCGATGCAACAGGTAATTGCAACAGATGAAAAAGTAGAGTTAGATGCGATCGCTGCTTACAAGCTAGAAAGTATGGGTTTGGTTAAACTCAACGGTAATCAAGCTCATGTTATGTGTGAGTTATATCGCCTTTACTTTAGTCAACAGCTTAGAAAGCACTCAGGATAGTAATGATTCTGGTAGACTGTTAAAAGATAAATAATCAAAATAAGTAATTCTCGTTCTTAATATGAATTAAATCTATTGTTCCGATCCAAACTTATTTATTAAGAACGATAACTAATTTAAAATTTTCAATCAAATGAACAATTATCGATACCAAGTTGGTGGCACTTTAACCAGTGACGCTCCTAGCTATGTTGAGCGCAAAGCGGATGTGCAACTTTACGAAGCCTTAAAGCAGGGTGAATTTTGCTACATCCTAAGTAGTAGGCAAATGGGCAAATCTTCACTTATGGTAAAAACCAAGCATCGCTTGCAACAAGAAGGCTTTAAATGTGTCACCATTGATATGACTAATATTGGTTGCGAAAATATAACTCCAGAACAGTGGTATAAGGGAGTTGTAGGCGATTTGTGGCTGGGTTTTAAGCTGTTAGGAAAAGTCAATTTAAAAACCTGGTGGCAAGAAAAAAATGATATTTCTTTGGCTCAGAAACTTAGTCGGTTTATTTCAGAAATTCTGTTAGTTCAGTTTCCTAACGAAAGGCTATTCATTTTTATTGATGAAATTGATAGTATTCTCGGTCTAGATTTCTCTGTGGATGATTTTTTTAGCTTGATTCGGTTTTGTTATAACCAACGAGCAATTGATCCAGAGTATGAGCGGATTACATTTGCAATTTTCGGTGTTGCCACACCTTCAGACTTAATTTTATATCAAAATCACATTACCCCGTTTAATTTTGGTAAAGCTATCCGAGTAAATGGCTTTACATTTGAAGAAGCTCAACCACTATCTTTAGGACTAGATCTTAAAGACAATCATCCCCAAAAAGTTTTGAAAGAAGTATTGGCTTGGACAAAAGGGCAACCATTTCTGACTCAAAAGCTGTGTCGATTACTTGTTAGTCTATCTCAAGATGATGTGGGTAGAAAGTTAAAAATTCCCCCTGGTACAGAAGAATTTTGGATAGAAAATGTGGTGCAATCGCACATCATCGATCAATGGGAATCACAAGATGAACCGGAGCATTTGCGGACAATTCGCGATCGCATCCTCAGAAACGAACAAATTGCCGCCAGATTGCTAGGAATTTATCAGCAAATCCTCCAAGGAGTGGAAGTACCAGCCGATGATAGTCGAGAACAAGTAGAACTATTGCTGTCTGGCTTGGTGGTTAAAAAGCAAGGTTTTCTCCAAATCAAAAACCGAATTTATGAAGAAGTTTTCAATTTAGAATGGGTTGGAAAAAAATTAGCTTACTTGCGCCCCTACTATGAAACCTTCAATGCGTGGATAGCCTCAAAGGAAAATGATGAATCTCGCCTATTGCGCGGACAAGCCTTGATTGATGCCCAAACCTGGGCACATGGCAAAAGCTTGAGCAATTTAGATTATCGATTTTTAGCTGCTAGTGAAGAATTAGATCGGCGAGAAATGCAGCAATCATTAGAAGCAGAACGTGCCAAAGAAGTTGAAGCACGACTTGCAGAACAACAAAAAAGATTAGCTCAACAAAAGAAAACTTCCACAATAGTCACACTCTTGCTCGCGGGTATGACAATCAAGTTGGTGATTTCTATAGTGTGGGGAGTGTCGCTTTTACGAAAGATTGATGCTTTAGAATCACAGTTAAAATGTAACCAGATCGGGCATCATGGAAAAGAAATAACAGCAAATTCTCGGTTAGATGGATGCTGAATAAATTTTGGATTTTAGATTTTGCAGTAAGCTGTCGTGCATTTAGTTTGTACAGCTAATGGCAAGATTACCACCCCACAAAAGATTTATTTTTTGGACGATGCAAATTAAAATTCATAAAATTTGCATTGATGGAATAGTAATATCTATCCGTGGATAGATGAATACATTTTCCAAGCAATAAAATAATTCTATGTAGTACTACATATATATTTCTTTCGATAAAATTATTACCAAATTTAAGTAGACCGAAAGCTTAATACCAGGTTAAGTGCAAATAAATAAATTCTAAAAACAATGCAGAATAAGAAATTGTCAAAGACTTCCTCATCTATCAATAGCAATTCCCATACAGCAGAACAAAATCCTAAATTGGACTACAGACCGTTTGGTAGCCAAGTTCAAAAAGCAGCAGTTGCATCAGTGACAAAAACAGACATAGAGGATATTACCTTTGCAGAACAAAGTATTGAGGCAACTGGACTGGAATTACAAGCCAAATATGGCAAGATTATGCCAGAGTCACAGGAACGGCTGACTTTGCTGCAAGCCAAGATGGATGGATTATTGAATTCTCGACTAGAACACGCAACTCGATTTGGTCATAACTTTGCCAATATTCCACTAAGAAGACCAGATACACCAATTCAGGCAAAGCTGACAATTGGGGAACCTGGAGATAAGTACGAGCAGGAAGCTGACGAAACAGCACGTCAGGTTGTGCAAAGGATTCATCAGCCACAGAGTGAGAAAATTCAGCGCGAGTCATTGCCTGAAGAAGAAAATGAATTGCAAATGAAACTATCAAGCAATATCCAGCGCGAAGAATTGCCTGAAGAAGAAGATGAATTGCAAATGAAGTCGATGGTGCAGCGTGTGTCAGACGGTGGTATGGCAGCAACACTTGATTTGGAAACAGGGATACAACAAGCACGGGGTAGCGGACAGCCACTTGCGAAGAGCGTCAGGGAACCGATGGAACAGGCATTTAGCGCAGATTTCAGTGGGGTGAAGGTTCACACCGATGGTCAATCTGACCAGTTGAATCAGTCAATTCAAGCGCGTGCATTCACAACGGGGCAAGATGTGTTCTTTCGGCAGGGGGAATATAACCCTGGGAGTCGAGGGGGTCAGGAGTTGATTGCCCATGAGTTGACCCATGTTGTGCAGCAGACGCAACTTACAGACATGAGAAAAGCATCCACCCAAGACTTTCCGTTGCAGAAGATGCAGGAAGTACATGGCAGGATACCAGTAATACAACGGGCTTTGGATGGGGTAGAAGTTAAAGTTGGCGATCATATCAAAGATAATGAGGGGGACCAATATAAGATCACTTCACTAGCGGGTGAAGAAGTAGTGGCAGTGGGGATTGGCAAAAATAATAAGGAGGTAAAGGTCGAATTTACCATAGGGGGATGGGATGACGCATACACCAAAATAGCAACGGTTGGTGGTAGCGAAGAAAAGAGGTCATCTGAGGATGTTGGAAATGCAGTAGATAAGATATCGGAAAATAAACAAGAACAGAAATATGAGGATTCAGATGTAAGGGAGAATGAAGAACTGAAAGAAGCAAGCAAGGAAGAGAAGACAGAGATTAATGATAGAGAAAGTCAATTATTCCCCAAGATGGCAGTATTCAACTACGATCTGCCCAATGGATTAGGTACATTGGAATGGGTTGATGAGAAACAATACCAAACGAAAAACGGATGGATGTCAAAGAATATAAACTTTACATTAAATGATTCTATACAAAAGTTAGGAGGGCAGGCAGAGATCAGTGCCCATGCGATCATCGCTATCAAAGACGATGGTGCGGGAGTTATAAGAATAAATCCCCATTTCACCATGAGAGACACTAAAAGGCAGAACGCGAGACAGGAAGCTGAGGAAAAGAGGGCGAAATCACAAAAGGGGCATCAAAAAGCAAACAAGAGTAGACAGGAGCGGGAAGAGGAAGCGAAAGATGCTCTATGGTCAAAGCAGATAGGACTGAAGAGTACGAGGGCTGACAAGGGGGGAGAAGAAAGTAAATTGATCACACTAGAATTAAGCAAACTACCGTTCAAGGAAAAATGGATTAAGGGGATCGCCGATGCAGCCATAACAGCGGCTAAGTCACTTAAGTTAGAGGGTGTAAATTACGAGATCGGTAATGCGAGAAGTAAGTTTGAATTTAAAGATTAGTAAGAGGATGTTTGAAAAGTTTTAGGCGAATATAATTCGCTACTAGATAAAGCTTAGTCCACCTGCATGGACTAACGAAAAATCAAGGGTTTCTAACCCACGGAGGTGGGTTTTGTTCGTGTAGCCGCGACTTCTAGTCGCCCAGGCGAGTAACAATTTAGACTTTTCAAACAACCTCTAAGGTTATGAGAAGCCAGATGCTAATCAAGAGTGATCGCCAACAGAAACGCAGGTCTGACCAAAGCTGCCGATGATGTGAGTTAAAATCCTGATATCTTTAAGAACTACTCACGCAGACAGCCCCCGAAAAAGCGATCGCTATGCTTCAGTATCCCAATCTCGAACAAGCGCTAAAATATCACTTCGGTTACGACAGATTCCGCCCGGGACAACGGCAAATTATCGAAGATGCGCTGCAAAATCGAGATTTATTAATTGTCATGCCTACGGGTGGGGGAAAATCTCTGTGTTTTCAGTTACCTGCATTGATCAAAAAAGGTTTAACGGTGGTTGTGTCGCCATTAATCGCTTTGATGCAAGATCAAGTGGAAGGACTACGAAATAATAATATTAATGCCACATTTCTGAATAGTAGTCTGAATCCTTATAAAGTGCGATCGCGGGAAGAAGCCATCCTCAGTGGTAAAGTCAGATTACTTTACGTCGCCCCAGAACGTCTGTTGAGTGAAAGATTTCTGCCCTTTCTCGATTTAGTCAAAGAAAAAATTGGGATTGCAGCTTTTGCCATTGATGAAGCCCACTGCGTCTCTGAGTGGGGGCACGACTTCCGCCCAGAATACCGCCAGATGAAATCTCTGCGGAAACGCTATCCTGATGTCCCTACCCTCGCCCTCACCGCCACAGCCACCGATCGCGTCCGTGCTGATATTATCCAACAACTAGGGCTAAAGCAACCTAGTATCCATATTGCTAGCTTTAACCGCCAAAATCTTTACTACGAAGTTCGTTCTAAAACCAAGTCTGCGTATGCTGAATTATTAGAACTCATTCGAGAAAATGAATGTTCAGCAATTATTTATTGCTTGACGCGCAAAAAAGTTGATGAACTCACCTTTAAATTGCAAAATGATAAAATTTCCGCCTTATCTTATCATGCCGGCTTAAGTGACGAAGAACGCAGCAGCAATCAAACTCGATTTATTCGAGATGATGTGCGCGTTATGGTAGCAACAATTGCCTTTGGGATGGGAATTAATAAACCAGATGTGCGGTTAGTAATTCACTTTGATTTACCGCGTAATTTGGAAAGTTATTATCAAGAATCAGGAAGAGCGGGAAGGGATAGTGAACCTTCCCGTTGTACACTTTTTTTCAGTTTTAGTGATATTAAAACTATTGAATGGAGTATTGACCAAAAACCCGATCCTCAAGAACAATTGATTGCTAAACAACAACTGCGTCAGGTAATTGACTATGCTCAAGGTACTGTTTGCCGACGGACAATTCAGTTAGGTTATTTTGGCGAACGTTTTGATGGAAATTGTGGTAACTGCGATAATTGCCGTTATCCCAAACCAATGCAAGACTGGACAATAGAAGCCATGAAATTTTTATCTTGTGTGGCGCGTTGTAAAGAAAGATTTGGAATGCTGCACATTATTGATGTGTTGCGGGGGGCAAAAAGCCAGAAAATCATCCAAAACGAACACGATCAACTTTCTACTTATGGTATTGGCAAAGATAAAAGTATAGATGAATGGCGGATGTTGGCGCGATCGCTTTTACATCAAGGTTTGGTAGAACAGACTAGCGATGGTTACTCAGTTTTGAAACTTAACCCCCTGAGTTGGGAAGTGATGCGGCGACAGAGGACAGTTTCTCTTGCTGTTCCTGTAGCACAGAAGATTACATGGGAAGAAGGGAGTGAGAAGGCTGCTGAGGCAGAGATTTTAATGCAGAGATTGCGATCGCTCCGTAAACAACTAGCTGATGAACAGTCTGTTCCACCTTACGTTGTCTTTCAGGATTCTACCTTGAAAGTGATGGCACAGGTACAACCGAAAACACTAACAGAATTTGGTAAACTTTCAGGCGTAGGTAGTCACAAACTTTCCCAATATGGTGATAAATTCCTCACAGAAATTCGCGCCTACCGCCAAGAAAAAGGTTTGATAGATCCACCACAAGTTAAATTTACACCCTCTGTTAGCTTACCTTCCGACACAGAAATAGTCACATTCCAATTACATAAACAAGGTTTGAGTGTTGATGAAATTGCCAAAAAACGCAACATTCGTCCCACAACAATTATTCGTCATCTTACAGATTTAATTGAGAAAAATCAGCCTGTAGATTTAAATCAGTTAGTATCTCTCGAACATCAGCAAAAAATTTGGCAAGTTTTAGAAGTTCTTGGTGATATCTCTTTGACTCCAATTCGAGAACAACTAGGTGAAAGCTATAGTTTTGACGAAATCCGCTTAGTACGGGGTAAGTGGCGGCGTGAAAATCGCAAGTGATAATTAAATTTTAAATGATGTTTTCAAAGCGAATAGAATGAGACTGTTGGGTTATAACTCATCTCTGCCTCAATTAATAATTGTCGCGGGTTGGGGGATCTCTTGTGCGTAAGTCATCATCATGACACTTTAAGCTTCTAGGCCGATGTGGAAATAAACATTTTCAGGATTTACTTGAACAGCCCGTTTAAAAATTTGTAATCCAACCTTTGGACATTATGCAAAACCTGTCCCTAATGTTAGTGCCTGTACTCGCTGCACAGAAAGCAGCAGGTGACGGTTTAATTAAACCTCTCGGTCATCATGAGTTGCTGTTGGTGCTGGTGCAACTGTCACTATTGCTTCTGGTAGCGCGGGGATTAGGTGAGTTAATGCGCCGAATTAATCTACCGCCTGTTGTTGGGGAATTATTGGCGGGTGTACTGCTGGGCCCCTCTATTTTTGGTTTGCTCCTTCCAGACTTGCAAGCTCACATCTTTCCTAAAAGTCAAGAACAGTCTAATTTACTTTCGGTGATTTCTTGGTTAGGTGTGTTATTTTTGCTGATTGTAACTGGCTTGGAGACGGATCTCAAGCTGATTCTTCGTAAGGGTAAAACCGCTCTACTCATTTCACTTGGCGGAATTATTGTCCCATTTATCACCGGATTTGGATTGGGCTGGCTATTGCCAGATAGTTTTTTAGCCAACCCAGAAAAGCGACTGGTATTCAGTCTATTTATCGCCACAGCAATGAGTATTTCCGCAGTACCAGTGATTGCTAAGGTGCTGATGGACTTAAACCTGATTCGCCGTGACATTGGTCAAGTAACCTTAGCGGCTGGGATGACTGACGACACCATCGGCTGGATTTTACTTTCTGTGGTTTCCGGTCTAGCTAGTAGC
This window contains:
- the recQ gene encoding DNA helicase RecQ encodes the protein MLQYPNLEQALKYHFGYDRFRPGQRQIIEDALQNRDLLIVMPTGGGKSLCFQLPALIKKGLTVVVSPLIALMQDQVEGLRNNNINATFLNSSLNPYKVRSREEAILSGKVRLLYVAPERLLSERFLPFLDLVKEKIGIAAFAIDEAHCVSEWGHDFRPEYRQMKSLRKRYPDVPTLALTATATDRVRADIIQQLGLKQPSIHIASFNRQNLYYEVRSKTKSAYAELLELIRENECSAIIYCLTRKKVDELTFKLQNDKISALSYHAGLSDEERSSNQTRFIRDDVRVMVATIAFGMGINKPDVRLVIHFDLPRNLESYYQESGRAGRDSEPSRCTLFFSFSDIKTIEWSIDQKPDPQEQLIAKQQLRQVIDYAQGTVCRRTIQLGYFGERFDGNCGNCDNCRYPKPMQDWTIEAMKFLSCVARCKERFGMLHIIDVLRGAKSQKIIQNEHDQLSTYGIGKDKSIDEWRMLARSLLHQGLVEQTSDGYSVLKLNPLSWEVMRRQRTVSLAVPVAQKITWEEGSEKAAEAEILMQRLRSLRKQLADEQSVPPYVVFQDSTLKVMAQVQPKTLTEFGKLSGVGSHKLSQYGDKFLTEIRAYRQEKGLIDPPQVKFTPSVSLPSDTEIVTFQLHKQGLSVDEIAKKRNIRPTTIIRHLTDLIEKNQPVDLNQLVSLEHQQKIWQVLEVLGDISLTPIREQLGESYSFDEIRLVRGKWRRENRK
- a CDS encoding DUF4157 domain-containing protein, with translation MQNKKLSKTSSSINSNSHTAEQNPKLDYRPFGSQVQKAAVASVTKTDIEDITFAEQSIEATGLELQAKYGKIMPESQERLTLLQAKMDGLLNSRLEHATRFGHNFANIPLRRPDTPIQAKLTIGEPGDKYEQEADETARQVVQRIHQPQSEKIQRESLPEEENELQMKLSSNIQREELPEEEDELQMKSMVQRVSDGGMAATLDLETGIQQARGSGQPLAKSVREPMEQAFSADFSGVKVHTDGQSDQLNQSIQARAFTTGQDVFFRQGEYNPGSRGGQELIAHELTHVVQQTQLTDMRKASTQDFPLQKMQEVHGRIPVIQRALDGVEVKVGDHIKDNEGDQYKITSLAGEEVVAVGIGKNNKEVKVEFTIGGWDDAYTKIATVGGSEEKRSSEDVGNAVDKISENKQEQKYEDSDVRENEELKEASKEEKTEINDRESQLFPKMAVFNYDLPNGLGTLEWVDEKQYQTKNGWMSKNINFTLNDSIQKLGGQAEISAHAIIAIKDDGAGVIRINPHFTMRDTKRQNARQEAEEKRAKSQKGHQKANKSRQEREEEAKDALWSKQIGLKSTRADKGGEESKLITLELSKLPFKEKWIKGIADAAITAAKSLKLEGVNYEIGNARSKFEFKD